The Ananas comosus cultivar F153 unplaced genomic scaffold, ASM154086v1, whole genome shotgun sequence sequence TTTGCCACCTGGCACGTAAGGTCCCCGATGGCCCAGTCCAGCACCACAGGGACCCCATTCTTGTTTTTTGAATCAAATCTCAAGAGGTCGGATGAAGTAAAATCGTACCATTCGTCCTCTACCAACATCGCATAGCTACAGGGAGTGACATTCGACACCGGGTTGGTCTTGAATCCCCACTGCATCTCGAATTTGTTCACGTCCTTCGGTATAGCTGTCTGGCAACAGCCTATTCCTGCGCATGAGCCATTTGTTGTGCTTTCCAGACTGTCGCAAAATGAGGCGCACCCACTGCTGAAATGTTGCTCGGTCTCACCCACAAAGTACGCGAGGGTGTAACAGCCAAGCGCGGTGAACTTGTTCCGCCTGTTTGAGAACCGGAAAGGCATGTGAATAGTGATGCTTGCGGAGAAACTGTCCACCGACCTCTTTTTTATGCAATTGCGGGCTATCGAATTGTACACACGTACTTCAGCTGGAGAGATGGAGATGTCGATCACCTCGACGTTGCCTGTTTGCAGGAAAGCTTTCGGCGGGCTGAAACTGTTATTGCATGTGATTTGGTAAGGCTCTTCATAAATCTCGTAGACGTCTATGCGGAAACAGTTGGGCCCAATACCGAAAGGGTAAGGTATGCTGATGTTGCCGCACTTGTCAGGGCATCCTGGCAAAGCCATCGGCCAAGGAGCTGTCATCGCTGCTGATATGCTTGGGATTATAGAAAGCTGCAGAAGGAGCTGCATCAGCAAAAAGGACGACAACATTAAGCTCTTAGAGAGCATTAATGGAAGTG is a genomic window containing:
- the LOC109705617 gene encoding wall-associated receptor kinase 2-like — encoded protein: MGLALPLMLSKSLMLSSFLLMQLLLQLSIIPSISAAMTAPWPMALPGCPDKCGNISIPYPFGIGPNCFRIDVYEIYEEPYQITCNNSFSPPKAFLQTGNVEVIDISISPAEVRVYNSIARNCIKKRSVDSFSASITIHMPFRFSNRRNKFTALGCYTLAYFVGETEQHFSSGCASFCDSLESTTNGSCAGIGCCQTAIPKDVNKFEMQWGFKTNPVSNVTPCSYAMLVEDEWYDFTSSDLLRFDSKNKNGVPVVLDWAIGDLTCQVAKGKQNYACRSKNSDCYESAIGVGYLCNCSKGYKGNPYLDNGCIDINECEHPDQYPCHGKCTNTPGGYNCT